Part of the Pseudomonas baltica genome is shown below.
CTTCGACCCGTTGCTGGAAGAACGCATGCGGCGAATCCTGCCCTATGTACTGAGCGCTCGCGGTAAACGGCGTTTGCGGGTCATCACCAACATGGGCGCGGCCAACCCGGTGGCGGCGGCGCGGCTGGTGCGGCGCATTGCGTGGGAACTGGGCGGTGAGCATCTCAAGATCGCTGCGGTCACGGGCGATGATGTGCTCGCTTTACTGGCAACGGGGTCGCGCCTGGATAATCAGGTGACTCTGGAGCAGATGGGCGATCGAGTCATCTCCGCCAATGCTTACATGGGCGTCGAAGGGATGGTCGAAGCGCTGCAGGCCGACGCCGATGTGATCATCACCGGTCGTGTGGCCGACCCCTCGTTGTTCGTCGCGCCGCAGGTATTCGAATTTGGCTGGGCGCTGGACGACTGGCCGTTGCTGGGGCGCGCGACCCTGGTGGGACATCTGCTCGAGTGCGCCGGACAGATCACTGGCGGCTATTTCGCCGACCCTGGGCTCAAGGATGTCGAGGGCCTTGCGCGCCTGGGCTTTCCGCTTGCCGAGGTGGGCAGCGATGGCAGTGTGTTGATTACCAAGGTCGAGGGCAGCGGCGGTTGCGTCACCCCCGCGACTTGCAGCGAACAGTTGCTGTATGAGGTGCACGACCCAGCGGCGTATTTGACCCCGGACGTAACGGCGGACTTCAGTGATGTGCGCTTCGCGCAGGTGGGGCCGGACCGGGTGGCCGTCAGTGGTGCGACCGGACGTTTGCGGCCGCCGCAACTGAAGGTATCGGTGGGCTACCTGGATGGTTGGATCGGCGAAGGGCAAATCTCCTACGGCGGGCCAGGCGCCCTCGCCCGCGCCGAGCTCGCCCGCGCCGTGGTGCTGGAACGGCTGCGGCTGGTGGCCGTGGAGTGCGAGGAGGTACGGGCCGACTTGATGGGCGTCGACTCCCTGCATGGAGCAGTTATCGGCAATCGCGCGGGTGTCGAGCCTTGGGAAGTACGGCTGCGCGTCTCGGCACGGTGTACGGACAAAGCCACCGCCGTGAAGATTGGCAATGAAGTGGAAACGCTCTACACCAACGGCCCGGCGGGTGGTGGTGGCGCGACCAAGAGCGTACGGCAGGTGGTGGCAGTGGCGTCGCTGCTGGTTGATCGCGGCCGGGTGGCGGCGCGTGTTCATCTGGAGGATGTGTGATGGCTACCGTAATGCTCAGGACATTGGCGCACTCGCGCACGGGGGACAAGGGCGATACCTCGAATATTTCAGTGATTGCTTATCGGCAGGAGGATTATGCGGTGTTGCGCGCGGAGGTGACGGTGGAGCGGGTTCAGGCGTTTTTTGCTGAATTGCTGCCGGCGGGAGCGGTGGTGACGCGGTATGAGCTGCCGGGGTTGGGGGCGCTGAATTTTGTGCTGCCGGGGATTTTGCGCGGTGGCGTGACCAGGGCGTTGGCCCTGGATGCGCATGGGAAGTGTTTGGGGGCGGGGTTGTTGGTGATGGGGATTGAGGTGGTGGATTGAATCTGCCGGGCCAGATCGGGCTGATAAATCCAGCCCCCACCACCCTGTAGATTCGGCCACGTAAGTACTGAGCCCGCTATTATCGGCGGTTTGCAGAAAGCGGGACTTCGACCATTTTATAAAAGAAGTGGCTAACAGCCCAGACCAGCGCGATAACCAACGGCAGATAAAATAGCTCTGAATGGGGTGCAAGTGTCGCAGGTGCTATCTTCCTGACCTGTTCCATCAGCTGAGAATGGAAGGCATACAAGCAATAAGTGATGGTACCGCCATACTGTGTCGAACGTACAACGTAGAAAGTGAAACCCCGTTCTATTTTTTCTCCGGTCTCGAATATCCATATCGTTGCCAGCGTCCCCAAGACAGCGAGCGGCGGTGCGTAAACCCAGTATTTACCTAAGGCCAATAATGGTTTCCCATAGCCGGTGTATGAAATCCAAAGGGTCAACACCAACACGACCGTGATAAAAAACGGAATACCAAGGAATGCCCATCGGTGGCCAACATGAGTTTTTTTCTGAGCGATCATTTTCGCCAATACCATCCCACTGACAAACATATACAGATTAGGACCCAACGGCGAATAGACGCCATGAACAAGCACATTCATATCCCAGTCATGAATATTGGCCAAACCTATCGATATGGACAACCCGAGCATGACAACAATGAGGATAGACCAAACGCCCACCCCCCTCTTCGCAGCCAACGCATCTATCGCCATAGCTATGAAAGGAGCCAGCAAATAGAATTGGAACTCAGTAGTGACCGACCACAACGCGCCAACCGCTATCCAGCGATTGTCGTCAAGCATTGCAGACTGGAATAAACCCCAAAGATTTTCAGGCCTGAAAATTTCTGGCGAGAGAAAAACCCACTGAGCCCCCAATGCAAAAATATAGATCGGGTAAATGCGTATCGCCCTATTAAAGTAAAATTTAGCTATGCCATTTTGGTCAGTTATATACCGCCCTGAAAAAAAGCCTTTGCCCATCAGGTATCCTGACAATGTAAAAAAAATCCACACCCCTGCCCAAGGCGAAGACATAGCCAGACGATAAATAATGCCCGAGCTTGTGAGCTGAACCGGCGGGGCAAAAATCACAAAGAAGAAATGACCAAACAATACCATAAGACATGCGCAAAATCTTATAGTCAGCAAAGGGTCCATACCGGGATAAAGAGAATCAGTTCTTGACGAGTCTCGCCGGCTACAGTTTCTCCGAACCCATAGAAACACCAATATACCGGGCACAATATCACTTACAACTATATATATCCATTTCTGTACAGGCGTCATCTGAACAAGTTGCGAATAACCCAGCAACTTAGGCACTACGAACATCAACACCAGCATAAATAATACCGGCATACGAAATACCACCGGATGCCTTCGATGAGCCTCTGACGGCGTTCCAACGCTCAACAATTCTCTCATGTAGGCTCCCTGACTATCCTGTCGATGGACTTTCTTATACGATTACATTAGCGCAGACTAGCGCCAAGCCTCGTCAAAAGTTGGCAGCAATAATATTCGCTGTCGAGTACATTTACAATACTTGTAAAAAAGCGGATGAAACCAACAGATTAAGATAATTTTACCCATGCCTCCAAGGCTCCAGTCACAAAAAAACCTCACTGTCCTGTTCCGGCCACCTGTCTACTTCATGGCTCGTGCTGCTGCGGCTCGTAAATCAGAATGACAGCGGGGGCCCAGTCACAGAGTGAGCCATCGTCGTCATATCCCAAATGGCAGGCTGGCTAGAAGGAGTTGAATCGATCAGCCTGACGGATCCCCTTACCCATCGGCTTGACCGCAGCGCGGTGATTTCCTCAGCACAACGGGGTGGTAGGCAAAACCCGCAGACATGAGCGCAGGAAACAGTCAAGGCCCGGCGGTTAGCTGGAGAAAAAGAGTGGCCCCCTAAAATGAGATCTGATGAGGACAAAGATATGAAAGATGCAATCCTAGGTTCCCCACGTTCGGATTTTTCGGGTAAAGTGGTGCGACCTGGCGGACTAGACGAAACCGAATCAACATCGATAGTCCGCCACAAAAATCGGTCGGTGTGGATCAGCAGCGGTTATCCATCCCGGAAACATGTGTAGTGATATAGCGATGGATTATTTACGTCACCCATGAAATCAATTATCCCTGTCGAGAAAAACCCTTTTTACATTGTCACTCCACCTTACACTAAAGTATCCGCTGGCGTAACCTCACTTCATCTACTTTGCCACTACCTCAATTTGGCAGGCGAATCTGCCTATATTGTTCAGTACCCTGCCGCGCAAGTGCCGATAAGAAGTTTGCCGGCCTACGTGACGCTGCAAGGTCAGACCGAGTATCCGGGCGGGATGATTGTCCCACCGTTGACCCTGGATATTATCGAGCATTACGACCGCCGCAAGTTGACGCCCATTGTTGTTTACCCCGAAGTTTTTGACAATCCACTCCGCGCCAAATTTTTTGGCCGCTACATTCTGAACTACCCTGGCAAGCTGAACACAAAATACACCGAAGCCGCTGACTTTGGCGTTGCTTACGCAAAGACGCTGGCGGATTTTTGTGCGACCGAGTATCCAGATCACGCACGTATCGAAGACATCTTGTTTGTCCCTACGGTTGACTTGGAATTTTGGCGCGCTCCGGATCGCGCTGAAAAGAGATCAGGAAGCTGCTTTTATGCAGGCAAACTTAAAGGGATCCATGGTGAGACGCCCGAGAACGTCCCTGCTGACTCCATCGAGATCTTGCGCAGCGACAAGATGACCACCGAGGAAGTGCGCGATCTGTTCTGGCGTACCGAGGTTTTCTATTGCTACGAGGATACCGCCCTCGCAATCGAGGCGATATTGTGCGGCTGTCCAACAGTGTTCGTGCGTAACAAGCACTTTGCCGGCCCACCATTAGGCGCCAATGAAACAGGGAAGTCTGGATGGTGTATGTCAGATGATGAGGGCGGCCTGGAGCAAGCCAAGGCAACAATCGGCCAATTTGCCGAACACATCAATAGCTACCTGCATGATATACCATCGCAGATTGCGAAACTCGGCCTCAAATGGCGAGCGCTAGCGGTAGAGCAGCCGTATGCAGGGACCATCAAACTGCCGCTAGAGCCCAGGATTGTACTTTTCGATCAACCACTACCTCCGTCATTCTCGCTGACAGGTGCAGATGAGTTTGATACAGGAGTTATCACTCAAAAAGTTCTCGATAGGGCCCCAACTATCGTTCGTTTCACCCGAATATTGATAATTGATACCTTGAAAACACGAGGGCTCAGCGGAATAGCCCGTCGTGCTGTCGTAGGCTTGAAAAATCACGGGCCCATAGGGTTTTTGCGTATCCTCTCTGGCCGTCCGCCAAAAGGGGAGGAGTGATGGCTTACAAAATCACGATCTTGATACCTAATTATAATCGGGTCGACGCACTCGCTCGCCTGCTGGCAAGCACATTCGCCTCAATCGAGAAAGCAAACGCAGCAGAGATGTGTTCTGTATTGGTGGTCGATGATTTCTCGTCTGATGATTTATCCAAAATCGTTGAAAAATACAGCCATCATCCAAATTTTAAATTTTTACTTCAGGACAAAAAGTGCGGAAATGCTGAAACTGCATTCCTAACCTCTCTCCATCATGTGCAAAGCGAGTATTTCTGGCTTTTGGGTAACGATGATCAAATTTCCATCGATGGTGTTGGACACGTATTATCTCTCATCGCCGATTCGAACCTAGGCTTTATCTTACTGAACCCAAGAATCAACAAGGAAAAAATCGCGCAAAGTTTTGTGCCACTGCACACGACAAGCCCTACTGTTTACTATGAACGAGGCAGGGACCTTTTTTATGACTTTGGATTCGTCACCTCTACGACGACCTTCCCCTGCTTGTTAGGAAAGACAGCGCCAGTCGTTGATTATCATAGACTGCACGACCTGAATAAGTTTGCTACTGTCTACTCTCATACCTTTACACTGTTCGGCGCCTTTAAAGATCTACCTGCTTTATTTGTAAGCACACCTATCGTCAGTTTCACGCTGAATGAGCGAAAGGAAGAGTTTCACAAGCTGCTGAAGCAAGCCCCAGCGGGAATCGCATTTTATCATCAGTCATTAGGATTGATACGCCTGATTCGCGAAGCGGCACGAACGACGGAAATCTCGATTGCGGAGATCGGTTCCGCACTTGAAGATGAGGTTGACAAGGATAAAATGCAAGTTTATCCGACCTCTCTAGCTTACTTTGTGGGCTTTTTCTTTCTGGAGCAACTTTGTCGCGAACAGCACAATGTCATGTATCCACGTCCAGAGTTCGGCCATTTGGTTCGCTCCGAAACCAATGAAATAATGGGTATTATCGAGAGCTTTGGGGATATCGATCTGCATGACGCATGTTCAAAGGCACTTGCAGCATTCAACTGGCAAACCCCTCCCGCCAGTTGGAAACTTCACTTTCTCCGTTTGACACAATCGAAGCTGAGAGAACTGGCTCATCTACGTGGTCAAGACAATACTGTTATAGACCCGAAAGACCGCCCACTAAAAATTGCCACTGGCAACTACCACGCATTGAAGCTACGAGGTGTTCAATCGACAAATGACGGTAGACCACTTTAAAAGAGGACTATGGGCTTCGGGCTTTTATACTCGTTTTGCGTATAAAAGCCCAAGACGTGGGATGCCAGTCAGAACAAATGCGCTTCAAAACTTTCAAAGGGTAACAATGCGCTTGCTTTCCCTATTCGCGCAACTTCGTTCGTCTATAGTTATGGCTCGCGCCGCTGCTGCAGATGCTTCCAGTCGACTATATCGCAGGCGGGCGAATAACCACTGACCAACTGGCACATCACGTGGCGCCCGCGCGCAAAATCATCAACCTTCAAAGCATCGAGTAACGACACTAATCCAGGTTTCAAGACTTCCCATGCCAGAAAATCTTCATTGGCACTCATGATCATCGGATGGTTAGTCGCGCAGACGTTATCGCCAATCAACAACTCTTCATACAGCTTTTCCCCTGGCCGCAGCCCGGTAAACTCGATGGCGATATCGCCTTGAGGATTTCTCTCCGAGCGTACCGAGAGCCCGGACAAATGCACCATTTTTTCTGCCAGTTCGATAATGCGGACCGGTTCGCCCATATCCAGCACGAACACATCCCCGCCCTTGCCCATCGAGCCGGCTTGGATGACCAACTGCGCCGCCTCGGGAATGGTCATGAAATAGCGGGTGACGTTCGGATGGGTCACGGTCAACGGCCCACCCTTCTTGATCTGCTTGTGGAACAACGGAATTACCGAGCCTGAGGAGCCCAGCACGTTACCAAAACGCACCATGGTGAAACGAGTACGGTTGACGTGGGAAACCCGTGCGGAGTCCTGGAACAATACCGGAGCAACCTCTTTGCTCAGCGCCTGCAAGACCATCTCGGCCAGGCGCTTGGTGCTGCCCATCACGTTGGTAGGACGGACTGCCTTGTCGGTCGAGATGAGTACGAAATTCGCGACGTTGGCCCGTACCGCCGCTTGCGCGGTGTTCAACGTACCCATGACGTTATTGAGCACGCCCTCACCAATAT
Proteins encoded:
- a CDS encoding acyclic terpene utilization AtuA family protein, which encodes MKVLRIGSGAGYSGDRIEPAVELAAKGELDYLVFECLAERTIALAQQARLADPESGFDPLLEERMRRILPYVLSARGKRRLRVITNMGAANPVAAARLVRRIAWELGGEHLKIAAVTGDDVLALLATGSRLDNQVTLEQMGDRVISANAYMGVEGMVEALQADADVIITGRVADPSLFVAPQVFEFGWALDDWPLLGRATLVGHLLECAGQITGGYFADPGLKDVEGLARLGFPLAEVGSDGSVLITKVEGSGGCVTPATCSEQLLYEVHDPAAYLTPDVTADFSDVRFAQVGPDRVAVSGATGRLRPPQLKVSVGYLDGWIGEGQISYGGPGALARAELARAVVLERLRLVAVECEEVRADLMGVDSLHGAVIGNRAGVEPWEVRLRVSARCTDKATAVKIGNEVETLYTNGPAGGGGATKSVRQVVAVASLLVDRGRVAARVHLEDV
- a CDS encoding glycosyltransferase, whose translation is MAYKITILIPNYNRVDALARLLASTFASIEKANAAEMCSVLVVDDFSSDDLSKIVEKYSHHPNFKFLLQDKKCGNAETAFLTSLHHVQSEYFWLLGNDDQISIDGVGHVLSLIADSNLGFILLNPRINKEKIAQSFVPLHTTSPTVYYERGRDLFYDFGFVTSTTTFPCLLGKTAPVVDYHRLHDLNKFATVYSHTFTLFGAFKDLPALFVSTPIVSFTLNERKEEFHKLLKQAPAGIAFYHQSLGLIRLIREAARTTEISIAEIGSALEDEVDKDKMQVYPTSLAYFVGFFFLEQLCREQHNVMYPRPEFGHLVRSETNEIMGIIESFGDIDLHDACSKALAAFNWQTPPASWKLHFLRLTQSKLRELAHLRGQDNTVIDPKDRPLKIATGNYHALKLRGVQSTNDGRPL
- a CDS encoding acyltransferase, whose amino-acid sequence is MRELLSVGTPSEAHRRHPVVFRMPVLFMLVLMFVVPKLLGYSQLVQMTPVQKWIYIVVSDIVPGILVFLWVRRNCSRRDSSRTDSLYPGMDPLLTIRFCACLMVLFGHFFFVIFAPPVQLTSSGIIYRLAMSSPWAGVWIFFTLSGYLMGKGFFSGRYITDQNGIAKFYFNRAIRIYPIYIFALGAQWVFLSPEIFRPENLWGLFQSAMLDDNRWIAVGALWSVTTEFQFYLLAPFIAMAIDALAAKRGVGVWSILIVVMLGLSISIGLANIHDWDMNVLVHGVYSPLGPNLYMFVSGMVLAKMIAQKKTHVGHRWAFLGIPFFITVVLVLTLWISYTGYGKPLLALGKYWVYAPPLAVLGTLATIWIFETGEKIERGFTFYVVRSTQYGGTITYCLYAFHSQLMEQVRKIAPATLAPHSELFYLPLVIALVWAVSHFFYKMVEVPLSANRR